From the genome of Luteipulveratus halotolerans, one region includes:
- a CDS encoding winged helix-turn-helix transcriptional regulator, producing the protein MTETSSRIEISASHREVLDQVLDKWSVQILELLCEQPYRFNELRRRLRAPQKSLTATLRKLERNGVISREIVCTRPIAVRYSITPLGKTLREPIDAVLGWCREMLPRVEAARQIFDEADSLEP; encoded by the coding sequence ATGACGGAAACCTCCTCCCGCATCGAGATTTCGGCATCGCATCGGGAGGTTCTCGACCAAGTGCTGGACAAGTGGTCGGTCCAGATACTCGAGCTGCTGTGCGAACAGCCTTACCGATTCAACGAGCTGCGACGGCGCCTACGCGCCCCGCAGAAATCACTGACAGCCACTCTGCGCAAGCTCGAGCGGAACGGGGTCATCTCGCGCGAGATTGTCTGCACACGACCGATCGCGGTCCGATACTCCATCACGCCCCTCGGGAAGACACTGCGGGAGCCCATCGACGCAGTCCTCGGTTGGTGCCGTGAGATGCTGCCGCGCGTCGAGGCAGCGCGGCAGATTTTTGACGAGGCAGACTCCTTGGAGCCGTAG
- a CDS encoding tyrosine-type recombinase/integrase translates to MRCSARPWWEHDRWDLRVDDRIPRRPHEPQGHLPINLSLIQTGWLREGIRHWLRFALTDQTYRWTTAATRCRNLATYYDPWVLAHGFDHPGIDTDPAGTRAAFNDYLGWLQAPRQNSRKPLAENQIATIRSHVQALYTWAHDNADLLAASSGEPGWGQLSERHLLLWPPARRRRAAPPTTTRSDPIAPSDLGKMISHLEVLMTPTTEQASITTPGAGPCRYPGLGDAQAARAWLLQAMTGRRVSEILMLDFDCLTPLLPYEDAAEDALVARLRYQQTKVDGVDPTILVDLPAVRLIQEQQAWASARCDPGVQPAHLFLAPRHNHRGLRPRPYPSHQAALRRLDDLVALTDAGGNPLRYGQTHRLRHTRATDLLNAGVPIHVVQRYLGHRSPEMTMQYAQM, encoded by the coding sequence GTGCGCTGCTCAGCCCGACCCTGGTGGGAGCACGACCGGTGGGACCTGCGGGTCGATGACCGCATCCCACGTCGGCCCCACGAACCCCAGGGCCATCTTCCGATCAACCTGTCCCTGATCCAGACCGGTTGGCTACGCGAAGGCATCCGGCACTGGCTGCGGTTCGCCCTCACCGATCAGACCTACCGGTGGACCACCGCAGCGACCCGCTGCCGCAACCTGGCCACCTACTACGACCCATGGGTGCTCGCCCACGGGTTCGACCATCCAGGCATCGACACCGACCCGGCAGGGACCCGCGCGGCGTTCAACGACTACCTCGGCTGGTTGCAGGCGCCACGGCAGAACTCACGAAAACCATTGGCAGAAAACCAGATCGCCACGATCCGCAGCCACGTCCAGGCCCTGTACACCTGGGCGCACGACAACGCGGACCTGCTGGCGGCCAGCAGCGGCGAACCAGGCTGGGGCCAGCTGAGCGAACGACATCTGCTGCTGTGGCCGCCGGCGCGCCGCCGACGAGCTGCACCACCGACCACCACCCGATCGGATCCGATCGCCCCGAGCGACCTGGGCAAGATGATCAGTCACCTCGAGGTGCTGATGACCCCCACCACCGAGCAGGCCAGCATCACCACCCCGGGCGCCGGCCCGTGCCGCTACCCCGGCCTGGGCGACGCACAGGCAGCCCGGGCCTGGCTGCTGCAAGCGATGACCGGCCGCCGGGTGTCGGAGATCCTCATGCTCGACTTCGACTGCCTCACCCCGCTCCTGCCGTACGAGGACGCGGCCGAGGACGCCCTGGTCGCCCGGCTGCGCTACCAGCAGACCAAGGTCGATGGCGTCGACCCGACCATCCTGGTCGACCTTCCCGCCGTGCGGCTCATCCAGGAGCAGCAGGCATGGGCCAGCGCCCGGTGCGACCCGGGCGTGCAGCCCGCCCACCTGTTCCTCGCCCCACGACACAACCACCGCGGGCTCCGCCCGCGGCCCTACCCCTCACACCAGGCGGCGCTGCGACGCCTGGACGACCTAGTCGCACTCACCGATGCCGGCGGGAACCCGCTGCGGTACGGCCAGACCCACCGGCTGCGGCACACCCGAGCCACCGACCTGCTGAACGCCGGCGTGCCCATCCACGTCGTGCAGCGCTACCTTGGCCACCGCTCGCCGGAGATGACGATGCAGTACGCCCAGATGTAG
- a CDS encoding ATP-binding protein: MVEAPNPFSPSFGTSPPLLVGRDEQLTVFIEALEEGVGAPGRATLYTGQRGSGKTVLLNALEDIARRQGWHVLSVTARPGVAHQLARTLIPQEMRDHHPEQARTSHVTGFQGTAAGFGGGISRTGEDRFPVEPSLRHALTALAAAAAQREAGVLISLDEISSNAAGDLQELCQDVQHVGFREGLPVMFTAAGLEPSVQQLLADVPGVTFLRRAERAHLGPVGDADVTRALAEPIAHFDKSIEPEALDRMVTGTQGYPFMIQLVGREVWRAARGQETITARHADLGVDRANRRIGQLVHQPALMELSPTDKSFLAQMALDDGPSSIAVIAQRMGVNSNYASQYRLRLIQAEIIHEAGRGQVDFSLPQMREYLREHATHDALRPPGGSSPSSSHLTEPQDRTSRPSRQERRRPPGSTSSGPAGPRR; this comes from the coding sequence ATGGTCGAGGCCCCCAACCCTTTCAGTCCCAGCTTCGGAACCAGCCCGCCGCTGCTGGTTGGCCGCGATGAGCAGCTCACCGTGTTCATCGAGGCCCTGGAAGAGGGCGTCGGCGCTCCGGGACGCGCCACCTTGTACACCGGGCAGCGTGGTTCCGGCAAGACCGTACTCCTGAACGCGCTCGAGGACATAGCCCGGCGACAGGGCTGGCATGTCCTGTCCGTCACCGCACGCCCCGGGGTGGCCCATCAGCTCGCTCGCACACTGATCCCCCAGGAGATGCGCGATCACCATCCCGAACAAGCACGTACCTCTCATGTCACGGGTTTTCAGGGCACAGCCGCCGGTTTCGGTGGCGGCATCAGCCGCACAGGCGAGGACCGCTTCCCGGTCGAGCCCTCCCTGCGTCACGCCCTGACCGCCCTCGCTGCCGCGGCCGCCCAGCGAGAGGCCGGCGTCCTCATCAGCCTGGACGAGATCAGTAGCAACGCTGCAGGCGATCTGCAAGAGCTGTGTCAAGACGTACAACACGTCGGCTTCCGCGAGGGTCTCCCAGTCATGTTCACCGCGGCCGGCCTCGAGCCGTCCGTCCAGCAGCTGCTCGCCGACGTGCCGGGCGTGACCTTCCTCCGCCGGGCCGAGCGCGCGCACCTCGGACCAGTCGGTGATGCCGACGTGACGCGTGCCCTGGCCGAGCCCATCGCCCACTTCGACAAGTCGATCGAACCCGAGGCACTCGACCGGATGGTCACCGGCACCCAGGGCTACCCCTTCATGATCCAGCTGGTCGGACGCGAAGTCTGGCGAGCTGCTCGTGGCCAGGAAACCATCACCGCACGGCACGCCGACCTCGGAGTGGACCGAGCGAATCGGCGCATCGGTCAGCTTGTCCATCAACCAGCGCTCATGGAGCTCTCGCCCACCGACAAGTCCTTTCTCGCACAGATGGCCCTAGACGATGGGCCGAGCAGCATCGCGGTCATCGCACAGCGGATGGGCGTGAACAGCAACTACGCCAGCCAGTACCGGCTACGCCTGATCCAGGCGGAGATCATCCACGAGGCCGGCCGAGGGCAGGTCGACTTCAGCCTGCCGCAGATGCGCGAGTACCTACGCGAGCACGCCACCCACGACGCGCTCCGCCCGCCGGGAGGCTCGTCACCATCCAGCAGTCACCTGACCGAACCACAAGATCGAACCTCCCGCCCCAGTCGTCAGGAGCGACGCCGCCCACCGGGGTCCACCTCCAGCGGGCCGGCTGGTCCCCGGCGCTAA
- a CDS encoding ArsR family transcriptional regulator: MPLSEHVGVARCKVPIRGPLDADAARLLATILRGLGNPGRLRILAMLHMAPATAAQLQLALRLEPGTIGNHLRALRGLGLITRASDGTFAVCEEQLDHVGWLVACRPSSSVSSRP; this comes from the coding sequence ATGCCCCTGAGCGAGCACGTCGGCGTTGCACGGTGCAAGGTTCCGATTCGGGGGCCCTTGGACGCGGACGCGGCGCGGCTGCTCGCAACGATCTTGCGTGGCCTGGGCAATCCGGGTCGGCTGCGGATTCTGGCGATGCTGCACATGGCTCCGGCCACGGCGGCGCAGCTGCAGCTCGCGCTGAGACTTGAGCCGGGCACGATCGGCAACCACCTACGGGCGTTGCGTGGGCTGGGCCTGATCACTCGTGCGAGTGATGGAACGTTCGCAGTGTGCGAGGAGCAGCTAGACCACGTGGGCTGGTTGGTTGCGTGCCGACCATCGTCTTCGGTCAGCTCCCGGCCCTGA
- a CDS encoding Lsr2 family DNA-binding protein, whose translation MPTRKIATETALTVVKHLINGRDDQFIATATGLTETQVQDIKIGHGYPDRDKMEHALAMLERRTGETTTRTGPSPSRPPVSSRLARGGQVTNSAPRAVDPKPITSSVRQAKPSANELIVAASRSPKARTRSLGAKIAGLLGDLSDRLAQEEQEEARQAAEEAENAKRLKRIAQLEAELRSLRGKVRRTKTAPTLGAPAPKVRQWAKESGIECPAFGKVPARVRDAYDAAHAAA comes from the coding sequence ATGCCTACCCGGAAGATCGCCACCGAGACCGCCTTGACCGTCGTGAAGCACCTCATCAACGGGCGCGACGACCAGTTCATCGCTACCGCGACTGGGCTGACCGAGACGCAGGTGCAGGACATCAAGATCGGTCACGGGTACCCGGACCGAGACAAGATGGAGCACGCCCTCGCCATGCTGGAGCGGAGAACCGGTGAGACGACGACCCGGACGGGGCCGTCGCCCTCAAGGCCACCAGTCAGCTCGAGGCTTGCGCGAGGCGGTCAGGTGACGAACTCGGCACCCCGCGCCGTGGACCCGAAGCCGATCACCTCGTCCGTGCGCCAGGCCAAGCCCTCGGCGAACGAACTCATCGTGGCGGCGAGCAGGTCCCCGAAGGCGCGCACTCGGTCGCTGGGAGCCAAGATCGCGGGTCTACTGGGCGACCTGTCAGACCGCCTGGCCCAGGAGGAACAGGAGGAGGCACGCCAGGCGGCCGAAGAGGCGGAGAACGCCAAGCGGCTCAAGCGGATCGCACAGCTGGAGGCCGAGCTGCGCTCCTTGCGAGGCAAGGTGCGCAGGACCAAGACGGCGCCGACCTTGGGTGCGCCGGCACCCAAGGTTCGGCAGTGGGCGAAGGAGTCGGGCATCGAGTGCCCGGCGTTCGGGAAGGTACCGGCCCGCGTGCGTGACGCCTACGACGCGGCTCACGCAGCTGCTTAG
- a CDS encoding WhiB family transcriptional regulator, translating into MSGKRLSPDARELLLVLIRDGVPSQEIADAVGVSTSMVSYYAVRHGIERGRGRTSTSAPSCPPAADGSPDLDERRHAMPALRPSWQKHALCAKTDPETFYPERGQSSAPAERICRKCRVAAECLDYALAHGERFGVWGGTSERRRRRLARIQQEF; encoded by the coding sequence ATGAGTGGCAAGCGGCTCAGCCCCGATGCGCGTGAGCTCTTGCTCGTCCTGATCCGCGATGGCGTGCCCAGCCAGGAGATCGCTGACGCTGTGGGGGTCAGCACCTCGATGGTCTCGTACTACGCGGTCCGGCACGGGATCGAACGAGGGCGTGGGCGCACGTCGACCAGTGCGCCTTCGTGCCCGCCGGCGGCCGACGGCAGCCCAGACCTGGATGAGCGCAGGCATGCCATGCCCGCTCTTCGACCGTCCTGGCAGAAGCACGCGCTCTGCGCGAAGACCGACCCCGAGACCTTCTACCCGGAGCGAGGTCAGTCGAGTGCTCCGGCCGAGCGCATCTGCCGGAAATGCCGGGTAGCCGCCGAGTGCCTCGACTACGCCCTCGCCCACGGCGAACGCTTCGGTGTCTGGGGCGGCACTTCTGAACGGCGGCGACGTCGTCTCGCTCGTATACAGCAAGAGTTCTGA
- a CDS encoding CPBP family glutamic-type intramembrane protease, with translation MQPPSPTRVCLALLLTPTAYAVSYGLGVLASVVILRDGYGAGTSASTMADGPLLLSECVLIGLGLLLAGCAAGALGRSALREWAVGRRPRRPGAGALAAGLVTVANLVGFWLFAWINPPEPPQDPATHALWYDLIRPMVSGALGEELIVLALPVIVIRRTAPRFLQRPRSLVLVLGALVLMRLAYHLYQGVWAGSHLPWAVAAVLLYRWTGRVWPQIAAHAFWDTGVALRDHEVLTHAQEMCLFSVFGAATVMIGAGVCLHDRRRRQTRQCSLRGGEQLGAEHVAFPEPERTALDP, from the coding sequence ATGCAGCCGCCATCGCCAACCAGGGTGTGCCTTGCTCTCCTGCTGACGCCAACCGCCTACGCCGTGAGCTATGGGTTGGGAGTCCTTGCCTCGGTCGTGATCCTGCGGGACGGATACGGCGCCGGCACCAGCGCGAGCACGATGGCCGACGGCCCTCTGCTGCTGTCCGAGTGTGTTCTCATCGGGCTGGGCCTGCTGCTCGCCGGCTGCGCTGCTGGAGCGCTCGGTCGCTCGGCCTTGCGGGAGTGGGCTGTCGGCCGGCGTCCTCGACGCCCGGGCGCGGGAGCCTTGGCGGCCGGCCTCGTGACCGTCGCCAACCTCGTCGGGTTCTGGCTGTTCGCCTGGATCAACCCGCCCGAGCCGCCGCAGGACCCCGCCACCCACGCCCTGTGGTACGACCTGATTCGTCCGATGGTCTCCGGAGCCTTGGGCGAGGAGCTCATCGTCCTGGCCCTGCCAGTGATCGTGATCCGTCGTACCGCGCCGCGATTCCTGCAGCGACCCAGGAGCCTCGTGCTGGTGCTCGGCGCCCTGGTCCTGATGCGTCTGGCATACCACCTCTACCAAGGCGTCTGGGCCGGCTCACACCTGCCGTGGGCTGTGGCCGCGGTGCTGCTGTACCGGTGGACAGGGCGGGTGTGGCCTCAGATCGCGGCGCACGCCTTCTGGGATACGGGAGTGGCGTTGCGGGACCACGAGGTGCTCACGCATGCGCAGGAGATGTGTCTGTTTAGCGTCTTCGGCGCGGCCACGGTCATGATCGGCGCCGGCGTCTGTCTCCATGACCGGCGCCGACGTCAAACCCGTCAATGCAGTCTGCGAGGCGGTGAACAGCTCGGCGCCGAGCACGTCGCGTTTCCGGAACCGGAAAGGACCGCGCTGGATCCGTGA
- a CDS encoding ParB/RepB/Spo0J family partition protein: MATTTPAQTTKNRPTPSVVEIDPATVQIGANVRSDAAKTLTKDFISSVREQGVIVPVVGYYDTEGAYVVVDGQRRTLAAIEAKRPTIPAYAAQQREDADRIIAQMAANYHRASLTAADEVKGFEQLAGFGVSAAQIAKRTGAKRADVDSGLAVTKSELATKATQRYDFLTLDQAAGLAEFEDDTEAVTALTAAAQTGQFDHVLQKCRDERSDREQVAQAQALLREQGVTVLDAPPSYDDEAALSVDRLRDAEGNAISVEDHGACPGHAAYVRMGWEWVEFEDEDLDEDQEPSQERQRTTEVHHVCTDYKKHGHRDWYSTLRGSSTKKKAADMTDAERKKAAAERREVIEGNKAWRAAETVRQEWVTKFLTRKSAPKGAGRFVAATIVANAQPLSEHRAANLADVLLYGGKHEYGSTRAAALTKATDGRALVVAVGHCCAAYEARMSDRTWRSVDDDTARYLDFLAANGYPLGDIEQRAAGRKTKREPRTKRASTATGDRQAPTVPADAAS; encoded by the coding sequence GTGGCCACGACAACCCCTGCGCAGACCACCAAGAATCGGCCGACCCCGAGTGTGGTCGAGATCGACCCGGCAACGGTGCAGATCGGCGCGAACGTGCGCAGCGACGCCGCCAAGACCCTGACCAAGGACTTCATCAGCAGCGTGCGCGAGCAGGGCGTGATCGTCCCCGTCGTGGGCTACTACGACACCGAGGGTGCCTACGTAGTGGTCGACGGTCAGCGTCGGACGCTGGCCGCGATCGAGGCCAAGCGGCCCACGATCCCCGCCTACGCCGCGCAGCAGCGCGAGGACGCCGACCGGATCATCGCCCAGATGGCGGCGAACTACCACCGGGCATCGCTGACCGCTGCCGATGAGGTCAAGGGATTCGAGCAGCTGGCCGGGTTCGGCGTGAGCGCCGCGCAGATCGCCAAGCGCACCGGCGCGAAGCGCGCCGACGTCGACTCCGGTCTCGCCGTGACCAAGTCGGAGTTGGCGACCAAGGCCACCCAGCGGTACGACTTCCTGACCCTGGACCAGGCCGCAGGCCTGGCCGAGTTCGAGGACGACACCGAAGCCGTCACGGCCCTGACCGCAGCCGCGCAGACCGGTCAGTTCGACCACGTCCTGCAGAAGTGCCGCGACGAGCGCAGCGACCGGGAACAGGTCGCCCAGGCACAGGCCCTCCTGCGCGAGCAGGGCGTGACCGTCCTGGACGCCCCGCCGTCGTACGACGACGAGGCCGCGCTCAGCGTGGACCGCCTGCGCGATGCCGAGGGCAACGCGATCAGCGTCGAGGACCACGGCGCGTGCCCCGGGCACGCCGCCTACGTGCGGATGGGCTGGGAGTGGGTCGAGTTCGAGGACGAGGACCTTGACGAGGACCAGGAGCCGAGCCAGGAGCGGCAGCGCACCACCGAGGTGCACCACGTGTGCACCGACTACAAGAAGCACGGGCACCGCGACTGGTACTCGACGCTGCGCGGCAGCAGCACCAAGAAGAAGGCAGCCGACATGACCGACGCCGAGCGGAAGAAGGCAGCCGCCGAGCGTCGGGAGGTCATCGAGGGCAACAAGGCGTGGCGGGCAGCCGAGACCGTGCGCCAGGAGTGGGTAACCAAGTTCCTCACCCGCAAGAGCGCGCCCAAGGGCGCCGGGCGGTTCGTGGCGGCGACCATCGTCGCCAACGCCCAGCCGCTCAGCGAGCACCGCGCTGCCAACCTGGCCGACGTGCTGCTGTACGGCGGCAAGCATGAGTACGGCAGCACCCGCGCCGCCGCGCTCACCAAGGCGACCGACGGGCGCGCCCTTGTCGTCGCAGTCGGCCACTGCTGCGCGGCCTACGAGGCGCGCATGAGCGATCGCACGTGGCGATCGGTGGACGACGACACCGCGCGCTACCTCGACTTCCTCGCCGCCAACGGCTACCCCCTGGGCGACATCGAGCAGCGAGCGGCCGGACGTAAGACCAAGCGCGAGCCGCGGACCAAGCGGGCCAGCACCGCGACCGGCGACCGGCAAGCCCCCACGGTCCCTGCCGATGCCGCAAGCTGA
- a CDS encoding DUF932 domain-containing protein, with translation MPHQIETHGTQAAAVFARQDAWHQLGTVVRDRAFTAEEAMTLGHLGGWNVRKVPLTASEVTEDGVTTIDAPGFATVRTNPFDNRAEALGVVGSSYTPLQNEEHAEFLNTLSHESGAVFETAGSLRGGRQVFVTMRLPESLKVGGTDEVDLNIAALNSHDGSSAFRILITPVRVVCANTQAAALRDHVSTFSVRHTRNAKSAVQQARNALGLTLAYCEQFEVEAERLVQTTMTDAQFNELVRRCFPVSSDAPARSKNTARTRSATLSHLWHEADTQAAIRGTAWAGYQAVVEYVDHFAPVRSNGQDVSAARATRLLTSDDPARIKQAAWNALVPA, from the coding sequence ATGCCCCACCAGATCGAGACCCATGGCACCCAGGCCGCCGCCGTCTTTGCCCGCCAGGACGCCTGGCACCAACTTGGCACCGTGGTGCGCGACCGAGCGTTCACGGCCGAGGAGGCGATGACTCTGGGCCACCTGGGCGGCTGGAACGTTCGTAAGGTGCCGCTCACTGCGAGCGAAGTCACCGAGGACGGCGTCACCACCATCGACGCACCGGGTTTCGCGACCGTGCGCACGAACCCGTTCGACAACCGCGCCGAGGCACTCGGCGTCGTCGGCTCCAGCTACACGCCCTTGCAGAACGAAGAGCACGCCGAGTTCCTCAATACGCTGTCGCACGAGTCCGGCGCGGTCTTCGAGACGGCTGGGTCACTGCGCGGTGGTCGTCAGGTGTTCGTCACGATGCGGCTGCCCGAGTCGCTCAAGGTCGGCGGCACTGACGAGGTCGACCTCAACATCGCAGCGCTGAACTCACACGACGGATCGTCAGCGTTCCGCATCCTGATCACGCCCGTGCGCGTGGTGTGCGCGAACACGCAGGCCGCCGCCCTGCGCGACCATGTCTCGACGTTCAGCGTTCGCCACACCCGCAACGCCAAGAGCGCTGTCCAGCAGGCTCGCAATGCGCTCGGGCTCACGCTCGCGTACTGCGAGCAGTTCGAGGTCGAGGCGGAGCGCCTTGTCCAGACGACCATGACCGACGCCCAGTTCAACGAACTGGTGCGCCGCTGTTTCCCAGTCTCGTCGGACGCGCCCGCCCGATCAAAGAACACCGCACGCACACGCTCAGCCACGCTGTCGCACCTGTGGCACGAGGCCGACACCCAGGCCGCGATTCGCGGGACGGCGTGGGCCGGATACCAGGCGGTCGTGGAGTACGTCGACCACTTCGCACCGGTCCGCAGCAACGGGCAGGACGTGTCAGCGGCACGCGCGACCCGGTTGCTGACCAGCGACGACCCGGCCCGCATCAAGCAGGCCGCGTGGAACGCGCTGGTCCCTGCCTGA